One window from the genome of Osmerus eperlanus chromosome 1, fOsmEpe2.1, whole genome shotgun sequence encodes:
- the cass4 gene encoding cas scaffolding protein family member 4 isoform X2, protein MDQNVAGSRGWWKCSLYGRQGLAPANRLQLLPKALSASPQNIYQIPSGPRLSTTSSYECMDRIYKIPSIPLSKSPLPSPFKNSTEILEGNSKALAPSILSSPKGEVYDVPSLGRRASLLTQSPRQPLERKVSLIRTSELERRFHTLGIKSDNSSDSYVYAVPPPVSQDPSYDIPVPSSTEAQQRLASGYNTLPNPRKSDWIYDVPMSPEKPGHEQGYNGTMPSKVMSPARQLYDTLPAHVWPVQSPSSALSLYDIPKPCSNQTRKDQDTHSPPTVIPRVPTYDKPPGQKQSKDSVYAVPPQDQSSIRRLSDSYKGHVPLECRGDTGPNYDHSRGRMQRGRMDLVSASLRNRPGTRGSLLQEEEERSSASHMSATDSQRSSTASSSSTSSCDSLALSSSSPEPLREVTLSQEEAGRRLLVLQDAVCRAVPKLMDFVSSHWRSKEHLGKHLKEIKGAAERITCSVTFFLDFALDLKGNARRLTDANLQARLHKQLSILEDSGLILQQAMSDLNVAGWPLDTLSQDPGQAQTPDPLERFVMVARTVPEDVKRLVSILNANGKLLFRSVPREPYNPNSTISPETKKCHNESEQVDDLVEDENDYVQLQTKTEFEKQQKKAQGKPMIEPRGGSKKPKEDQKQPSPEAQVDVEGPRRVVLPEHCRLYFGALQKAISVFVNSLLDGQPPENFISHSKLVIMVGQRLVDTLCREAHSGETSQSLLCQCNHLCALLKQLAMATKKAALHFPDTTALDEAQNFAKELAQQAQHFRKSLDI, encoded by the exons ATGGATCAAAATGTAGCTGGTAGCCGTGGATGGTGGAAGTGCTCATTGTATGGACGTCAAGGTCTGGCCCCTGCCAACCGGCTGCAGCTCCTACCCAAGGCGCTAAGTGCCAGTCCCCAGAATATCTATCAAATCCCAAGTGGACCCAGACTGTCCACCACATCATCTTATGAATGCATGGACAGGATCTATAAGATCCCCTCCATTCCTTTGTCCAAgagtcctctcccttccccattcAAGAACAGCACAGAAATACTGGAGGGAAACAGCAAG GCTTTGGCCCCTAGCATCCTCTCTAGTCCCAAGGGGGAGGTTTATGATGTCCCAAGCCTTGGCAGACGGGCGTCTCTGTTAACT CAATCACCAAGGCAACCTTTGGAAAGAAAGGTCTCCCTGATTCGAACCTCAGAGTTGGAGAGGAGATTTCACACCTTGGGTATAAAGAGCGACAATTCAAGTGATTCCTAT GTATATGCAGTTCCACCTCCTGTATCCCAGGATCCTAGCTATGATATTCCTGTGCCCTCATCTACTGAAGCTCAACAGAGACTGGCAAGTGGGTACAACACCCTTCCCAACCCTCGTAAATCCGATTGGATCTATGATGTGCCCATGTCTCCTGAGAAGCCTGGTCACGAGCAGGGTTACAATGGTACCATGCCCAGCAAAGTCATGAGCCCAGCAAGGCAGCTCTACGACACTCTACCAGCACATGTCTGGCCTGTGCAAAGCCCAagctctgctctttctctctatgaTATACCAAAACCTTGCTCCAATCAAACAAGAAaggaccaagacacacacagtccaccaaCAGTGATTCCAAGGGTTCCCACATATGACAAACCACCTGGACAGAAGCAGTCCAAGGACAGTGTGTATGCAGTGCCACCACAGGACCAGTCTTCCATTCGACGCCTCAGCGACTCCTACAAAGGCCACGTGCCCCTGGAGTGCCGAGGAGACACTGGTCCCAACTACGACCACTCCAGAGGGCGCATGCAGCGTGGCAGGATGGACTTGGTGTCAGCTTCTCTGCGTAACCGGCCAGGGACCAGGGGCTCACTGcttcaggaggaggaagagagaagcagTGCTTCACACATGTCAGCGACTGACAGTCAGAGAAGTAGCacagcctccagctcctccaccagctcctgtGACTCCCTGGCTCTGAGCTCCTCTTCTCCAGAGCCTCTACGGGAGGTTACCCTCAGCCAGGAGGAGGCAGGCCGCAGACTTCTGGTGCTCCAGGATGCTGTGTGCAGGGCTGTTCCCAAGCTCATGGATTTTGTCAGTAGCCACTGGAGGAGCAAGGAGCACCTGGGGAAACACTTGAAGGAGATCAagggtgcagcagagagaatcaCATGCTCTGTGACCTTCTTTCTGGACTTTGCCTTGGACCTCAAGGGCAATGCCCGCCGTCTAACTGATGCCAACCTGCAGGCCAGGCTCCACAAGCAGCTTTCCATCTTGGAAGACTCAGGTCTGATCTTGCAGCAGGCCATGAGTGATCTAAATGTGGCTGGATGGCCTCTGGATACTCTTTCCCAAGACCCAGGACAAGCTCAGACACCTGATCCGCTCGAGCGCTTTGTCATGGTGGCCCGTACTGTGCCAGAGGATGTCAAGCGACTGGTGTCCATCCTCAATGCTAATGGGAAGCTTCTTTTCAGGTCTGTGCCAAGAGAACCATACAATCCCAATTCCACAATTTCACCAGAAACAAAGAAGTGTCACAATGAGAGTGAACAAGTGGATGATCTCGTGGAAGATGAAAATGATTATGTTCAATTACAG ACTAAAACAGAGTTTgaaaaacaacagaaaaaagCACAGGGGAAGCCAATGATTGAGCCGAGAGGGGGTTCCAAAAAGCCAAAG GAGGACCAGAAACAGCCTTCCCCAGAAGCTCAGGTTGATGTGGAGGGGCCAAGAAGAGTTGTACTTCCAGAACATTGTCGTTTATATTTTGGTGCTCTACAGAAGGCCataagtgtgtttgtgaacaGCCTACTAGATGGCCAGCCACCTGAGAATTTCATATCCCACAGTAAGTTGGTGATCATGGTGGGCCAAAGACTAGTGGACACCCTGTGCAGGGAGGCCCACAGTGGAGAGACTAGCCAGAGCCTGCTGTGTCAGTGCAACCACCTGTGTGCACTCCTTAAACAGCTGGCTATGGCCACCAAGAAGGCTGCTTTGCACTTCCCAGACACAACAGCCCTAGATGAAGCCCAGAACTTTGCAAAGGAGCTGGCCCAACAAGCACAGCACTTTCGGAAATCGCTTGACATCTGA
- the cass4 gene encoding cas scaffolding protein family member 4 isoform X1: METLLAKALFDNVAECPDELAFRKSDIVTVMDQNVAGSRGWWKCSLYGRQGLAPANRLQLLPKALSASPQNIYQIPSGPRLSTTSSYECMDRIYKIPSIPLSKSPLPSPFKNSTEILEGNSKALAPSILSSPKGEVYDVPSLGRRASLLTQSPRQPLERKVSLIRTSELERRFHTLGIKSDNSSDSYVYAVPPPVSQDPSYDIPVPSSTEAQQRLASGYNTLPNPRKSDWIYDVPMSPEKPGHEQGYNGTMPSKVMSPARQLYDTLPAHVWPVQSPSSALSLYDIPKPCSNQTRKDQDTHSPPTVIPRVPTYDKPPGQKQSKDSVYAVPPQDQSSIRRLSDSYKGHVPLECRGDTGPNYDHSRGRMQRGRMDLVSASLRNRPGTRGSLLQEEEERSSASHMSATDSQRSSTASSSSTSSCDSLALSSSSPEPLREVTLSQEEAGRRLLVLQDAVCRAVPKLMDFVSSHWRSKEHLGKHLKEIKGAAERITCSVTFFLDFALDLKGNARRLTDANLQARLHKQLSILEDSGLILQQAMSDLNVAGWPLDTLSQDPGQAQTPDPLERFVMVARTVPEDVKRLVSILNANGKLLFRSVPREPYNPNSTISPETKKCHNESEQVDDLVEDENDYVQLQTKTEFEKQQKKAQGKPMIEPRGGSKKPKEDQKQPSPEAQVDVEGPRRVVLPEHCRLYFGALQKAISVFVNSLLDGQPPENFISHSKLVIMVGQRLVDTLCREAHSGETSQSLLCQCNHLCALLKQLAMATKKAALHFPDTTALDEAQNFAKELAQQAQHFRKSLDI; the protein is encoded by the exons ACCCTTCTTGCAAAGGCTCTGTTTGATAACGTTGCAGAGTGTCCTGATGAACTGGCATTCCGAAAGAGCGACATTGTCACAGTGATGGATCAAAATGTAGCTGGTAGCCGTGGATGGTGGAAGTGCTCATTGTATGGACGTCAAGGTCTGGCCCCTGCCAACCGGCTGCAGCTCCTACCCAAGGCGCTAAGTGCCAGTCCCCAGAATATCTATCAAATCCCAAGTGGACCCAGACTGTCCACCACATCATCTTATGAATGCATGGACAGGATCTATAAGATCCCCTCCATTCCTTTGTCCAAgagtcctctcccttccccattcAAGAACAGCACAGAAATACTGGAGGGAAACAGCAAG GCTTTGGCCCCTAGCATCCTCTCTAGTCCCAAGGGGGAGGTTTATGATGTCCCAAGCCTTGGCAGACGGGCGTCTCTGTTAACT CAATCACCAAGGCAACCTTTGGAAAGAAAGGTCTCCCTGATTCGAACCTCAGAGTTGGAGAGGAGATTTCACACCTTGGGTATAAAGAGCGACAATTCAAGTGATTCCTAT GTATATGCAGTTCCACCTCCTGTATCCCAGGATCCTAGCTATGATATTCCTGTGCCCTCATCTACTGAAGCTCAACAGAGACTGGCAAGTGGGTACAACACCCTTCCCAACCCTCGTAAATCCGATTGGATCTATGATGTGCCCATGTCTCCTGAGAAGCCTGGTCACGAGCAGGGTTACAATGGTACCATGCCCAGCAAAGTCATGAGCCCAGCAAGGCAGCTCTACGACACTCTACCAGCACATGTCTGGCCTGTGCAAAGCCCAagctctgctctttctctctatgaTATACCAAAACCTTGCTCCAATCAAACAAGAAaggaccaagacacacacagtccaccaaCAGTGATTCCAAGGGTTCCCACATATGACAAACCACCTGGACAGAAGCAGTCCAAGGACAGTGTGTATGCAGTGCCACCACAGGACCAGTCTTCCATTCGACGCCTCAGCGACTCCTACAAAGGCCACGTGCCCCTGGAGTGCCGAGGAGACACTGGTCCCAACTACGACCACTCCAGAGGGCGCATGCAGCGTGGCAGGATGGACTTGGTGTCAGCTTCTCTGCGTAACCGGCCAGGGACCAGGGGCTCACTGcttcaggaggaggaagagagaagcagTGCTTCACACATGTCAGCGACTGACAGTCAGAGAAGTAGCacagcctccagctcctccaccagctcctgtGACTCCCTGGCTCTGAGCTCCTCTTCTCCAGAGCCTCTACGGGAGGTTACCCTCAGCCAGGAGGAGGCAGGCCGCAGACTTCTGGTGCTCCAGGATGCTGTGTGCAGGGCTGTTCCCAAGCTCATGGATTTTGTCAGTAGCCACTGGAGGAGCAAGGAGCACCTGGGGAAACACTTGAAGGAGATCAagggtgcagcagagagaatcaCATGCTCTGTGACCTTCTTTCTGGACTTTGCCTTGGACCTCAAGGGCAATGCCCGCCGTCTAACTGATGCCAACCTGCAGGCCAGGCTCCACAAGCAGCTTTCCATCTTGGAAGACTCAGGTCTGATCTTGCAGCAGGCCATGAGTGATCTAAATGTGGCTGGATGGCCTCTGGATACTCTTTCCCAAGACCCAGGACAAGCTCAGACACCTGATCCGCTCGAGCGCTTTGTCATGGTGGCCCGTACTGTGCCAGAGGATGTCAAGCGACTGGTGTCCATCCTCAATGCTAATGGGAAGCTTCTTTTCAGGTCTGTGCCAAGAGAACCATACAATCCCAATTCCACAATTTCACCAGAAACAAAGAAGTGTCACAATGAGAGTGAACAAGTGGATGATCTCGTGGAAGATGAAAATGATTATGTTCAATTACAG ACTAAAACAGAGTTTgaaaaacaacagaaaaaagCACAGGGGAAGCCAATGATTGAGCCGAGAGGGGGTTCCAAAAAGCCAAAG GAGGACCAGAAACAGCCTTCCCCAGAAGCTCAGGTTGATGTGGAGGGGCCAAGAAGAGTTGTACTTCCAGAACATTGTCGTTTATATTTTGGTGCTCTACAGAAGGCCataagtgtgtttgtgaacaGCCTACTAGATGGCCAGCCACCTGAGAATTTCATATCCCACAGTAAGTTGGTGATCATGGTGGGCCAAAGACTAGTGGACACCCTGTGCAGGGAGGCCCACAGTGGAGAGACTAGCCAGAGCCTGCTGTGTCAGTGCAACCACCTGTGTGCACTCCTTAAACAGCTGGCTATGGCCACCAAGAAGGCTGCTTTGCACTTCCCAGACACAACAGCCCTAGATGAAGCCCAGAACTTTGCAAAGGAGCTGGCCCAACAAGCACAGCACTTTCGGAAATCGCTTGACATCTGA